In Thunnus maccoyii chromosome 3, fThuMac1.1, whole genome shotgun sequence, the following proteins share a genomic window:
- the slc2a1b gene encoding solute carrier family 2, facilitated glucose transporter member 1 encodes MDSGKQITFPLMMCVGAAVIGSLQFGYNTGVINAPQKIIENFINETWFERYQEPITKSALTAIWSISVSIFSVGGIFGSFSVGLFVNRFGRRNSMLMANVLAFVAAALMGFSRMASSWEMLIIGRFVVGLYSGLSTGFVPMYVGEVSPTSLRGALGTLHQLGIVLGILIAQVFGLESIMGNAELWPLLLAFIFLPALLQCVLLPLCPESPRFLLINKNEENKAKTVLKKLRGTTDVSADMQEMKEESRQMMREKKVTIPELFRSTLYRQPLLIAVVLQLSQQLSGINAVFYYSTRIFEKAGVEQPVYATIGAGVVNTAFTVVSLFVVERAGRRSLHLLGLLGMAGSAVLMTIALALLDQLKWMSYLSIVAIFAFVAFFEIGPGPIPWFIVAELFSQGPRPSAIAVAGFSNWTANFIVGMGFQYVEDLCGPYVFVIFTLLLLMFFIFTYFKVPETRGRTFDEIAAGFRQTAATGGEKHSPEELNSLGADSQL; translated from the exons ATGGACTCAGGAAAG CAAATAACGTTCCCGTTGATGATGTGCGTCGGAGCAGCTGTGATCGGCTCTCTGCAGTTCGGCTACAACACGGGTGTCATCAATGCCCCTCAGAAG ATCATCGAGAACTTCATCAATGAGACATGGTTCGAGCGCTACCAGGAGCCCATCACCAAGAGCGCCCTCACAGCTATCTGGTCCATCTCCGTCTCTATCTTCTCCGTCGGTGGCATCTTCGGCTCCTTCTCCGTCGGACTCTTCGTCAACCGCTTTGGAAg GAGGAACTCTATGCTCATGGCCAACGTCCTGGCCTTCGTGGCGGCCGCCCTGATGGGTTTTTCAAGGATGGCGAGTTCCTGGGAAATGTTGATCATCGGTCGTTTTGTGGTGGGCCTCTACTCCGGCCTCTCCACAGGCTTCGTGCCCATGTACGTGGGCGAGGTTTCTCCAACATCCCTACGAGGAGCGCTGGGCACCCTCCACCAGCTGGGTATCGTCCTGGGGATCCTCATCGCACAG GTGTTTGGATTGGAGTCAATCATGGGCAACGCTGAATTGTGGCCGCTCCTCTTGGCCTTCATCTTCCTCCCCGCTTTGTTGCAGTGTGTCCTGCTGCCTCTCTGCCCTGAGAGCCCTCGTTTTCTGCTCATCAACAAAAATGAAGAGAACAAGGCCAAGACTG TGCTGAAGAAGCTCAGAGGCACCACAGACGTGAGCGCCGACATGCAGGAGATGAAAGAGGAAAGCCGGCAGAtgatgagggagaagaaggtGACCATCCCCGAACTGTTCCGCTCGACCCTCTACCGCCAGCCCCTACTCATCGCCGTCGTCCTGCAGCTCTCCCAGCAGCTGTCTGGCATCAACGCT GTATTCTACTACTCCACTCGTATCTTTGAGAAAGCCGGAGTTGAGCAGCCGGTCTATGCCACCATCGGAGCCGGTGTCGTTAACACAGCTTTCACTGTGGTGTCG CTGTTTGTCGTGGAGCGTGCAGGACGCAGGTCTCTGCACCTGCTGGGGCTGCTGGGAATGGCCGGATCTGCCGTCCTGATGACTATTGCCTTGGCTCTGCTG GACCAACTCAAATGGATGTCATATTTGAGCATCGTGGCCATTTTCGCCTTCGTCGCATTCTTTGAGATCGGACCGGGTCCCATCCCCTGGTTCATCGTGGCGGAGTTGTTCTCCCAGGGACCCAGGCCTTCAGCCATCGCTGTAGCTGGTTTCTCCAACTGGACTGCCAACTTCATAGTGGGAATGGGCTTCCAGTATGTAGAG GATCTGTGCGGCCCCTACGTGTTCGTGATCttcaccctgctgctgctgatgttctTCATCTTCACCTACTTCAAGGTGCCAGAGACCAGGGGCCGGACGTTCGACGAGATCGCGGCCGGCTTCCGCCAGACAGCCGCCACCGGAGGCGAAAAGCATTCGCCAGAGGAGCTCAACAGCCTGGGAGCTGACTCTCAGCTCTGA